One Natator depressus isolate rNatDep1 chromosome 3, rNatDep2.hap1, whole genome shotgun sequence DNA segment encodes these proteins:
- the CCR6 gene encoding C-C chemokine receptor type 6: MSGVEPNYTEYPDYTFDYDKITSPCDKGEVRNFTKVFLPIAYSIMCVLGLVGNIFVVMTFALYKKTKSMTDIYLFNMAIADILFVLTLPFWAVNYAAEKWIFGDFICKITRGIYAINFNCGMLLLAFISMDRYIAIVQATKSFKLRARTLAYSRLICLVVWVSSILISSSTFIFSQSYSHSVNETEKICEHRSNTETKGTVFKLLLLGMQLAFGFFIPLLFMVFCYAFIVKTLVKAQNSKRNKAICLIILIVIVFLVCQVPYNMVLLVTAINMGKLNKKCDSEKQIAFAKYITETLAFFHCCLNPVLYAFIGVKFRSYFVNMMKDLWCLRYKKYKTKSSKISSDTYHSRQTSEIMSDNVSSFTM; the protein is encoded by the exons ATGAGTGGG GTAGAACCCAACTACACAGAATATCCAGACTATACATTTGATTATGATAAAATTACATCACCATGTGACAAGGGGGAAGTCAGAAACTTCACAAAAGTATTTTTACCAATTGCATACTCAATTATGTGTGTCTTGGGCTTAGTGGGTAACATCTTTGTAGTGATGACCTTTGCTTTATATAAAAAAACCAAGTCTATGACCGATATATACCTCTTCAACATGGCCATAGCCGACATATTGTTTGTTCTCACTCTTCCATTCTGGGCAGTAAATTATGCTGCTGAAAAATGGATCTTTGGTGACTTCATATGCAAAATTACCAGAGGTATTTATGCAATCAACTTCAATTGTGGTATGCTGCTCTTGGCCTTTATCAGTATGGACCGATACATTGCTATTGTACAGGCAACAAAGTCATTTAAACTTCGGGCTAGAACGCTAGCATACAGTAGACTGATCTGTTTGGTTGTATGGGTATCGTCAATTTTAATTTCCAGTTCCACTTTCATATTCAGTCAAAGCTACAGCCACTCCGTCAATGAAACAGAAAAGATTTGTGAACACAGATCCAATACAGAGACCAAAGGCACTGTGTTTAAATTATTGCTGCTGGGTATGCAACTTGCATTTGGATTTTTTATCCCTCTGCTGTTTATGGTATTTTGCTATGCATTCATTGTCAAAACCTTGGTGAAAGCTCAGAATTCCAAAAGAAACAAAGCAATATGTCTGATTATATTAATTGTCATTGTTTTCCTGGTTTGTCAAGTACCATATAACATGGTTCTTCTTGTGACTGCCATAAATATgggtaaattaaataaaaagtgtGATAGTGAAAAGCAAATAGCCTTTGCAAAGTACATTACAGAAACCCTGGCCTTCTTCCATTGTTGTTTGAACCCAGTGCTCTACGCATTTATTGGGGTGAAATTTAGAAGTTACTTTGTGAATATGATGAAGGATCTGTGGTGCCTGAGATACAAGAAATACAAGACCAAGAGTTCAAAGATAAGTTCTGATACCTATCACTCAAGGCAGACAAGTGAAATTATGAGTGACAATGTGTCATCCTTTACTATGTAA